One part of the Dyadobacter sp. 676 genome encodes these proteins:
- a CDS encoding mandelate racemase/muconate lactonizing enzyme family protein — protein sequence MQRRNFIKTAFLGTAAMATGFPVINAGAASKMKITKIRYYAAPGYNKPLFNQARGIVEIETDGGIVGIGEGGSKDMIEQCAQMMIGEDPFRIEHIWQNVYRGMFYPPGREKLHALGALEMALWDIKGKALNVPVYELLGGATRDYVECYATGFRASKAKTEEERARDCIEAGLRAYRIGPTGGNGDQPFDFYENVKKTIDFCKRIDEAVGGGGKWAIDLHTRFDMTDGLKICAALESLEPYFVEDIIRSENPSVYKTVRAMTKVPIAVGEQFGDRWDSNEFIENRWIDYTRFTLPNTGGISEFRKLASMCETHYVGMIPHFTGPLATATLVHVLGSSSPARALMELGGGEPERPAYFNEDYINFKNGKLYLNDAPGLGVKFDPKRATFVMEVKEKTKFPHPILKSPDGSIHNW from the coding sequence TACCAAAATCCGGTATTACGCCGCACCGGGTTATAACAAACCGCTTTTCAATCAGGCACGGGGCATTGTGGAGATCGAAACCGACGGAGGGATCGTCGGCATCGGCGAAGGAGGCTCGAAGGACATGATCGAACAATGCGCGCAAATGATGATCGGCGAGGACCCGTTCCGGATCGAGCACATCTGGCAGAATGTGTACCGGGGAATGTTTTATCCGCCGGGCCGAGAAAAATTGCATGCCCTCGGAGCCCTTGAAATGGCGCTGTGGGACATCAAGGGCAAGGCATTGAATGTGCCGGTGTACGAGTTGCTCGGAGGCGCCACCCGCGACTATGTGGAATGCTACGCCACCGGTTTTCGTGCCTCGAAGGCCAAAACGGAAGAAGAACGGGCCAGGGACTGCATCGAAGCCGGCCTGCGCGCCTACCGGATCGGGCCGACGGGCGGCAATGGGGACCAGCCGTTCGATTTTTATGAGAATGTGAAAAAAACCATCGACTTCTGCAAACGCATCGACGAAGCTGTGGGCGGGGGCGGTAAATGGGCTATCGACCTCCATACCCGTTTTGACATGACGGACGGATTGAAAATTTGCGCTGCCCTCGAATCGCTGGAACCGTATTTCGTGGAGGACATTATCCGTTCGGAAAACCCGTCGGTGTACAAAACCGTGCGCGCTATGACCAAGGTGCCTATTGCCGTCGGGGAGCAGTTCGGCGACCGGTGGGATAGCAACGAGTTCATCGAAAACCGCTGGATCGACTACACCCGCTTTACATTGCCCAACACGGGTGGCATCAGCGAGTTCAGGAAGCTGGCTTCGATGTGCGAGACGCATTATGTGGGTATGATCCCGCACTTTACGGGTCCTCTCGCAACGGCCACCTTGGTGCACGTGCTGGGTTCGAGCAGCCCCGCGCGGGCTTTGATGGAGCTGGGCGGAGGGGAGCCCGAGCGGCCGGCGTATTTCAACGAGGATTATATCAATTTCAAAAACGGCAAGCTATACCTCAACGACGCGCCAGGGCTGGGCGTGAAATTCGATCCCAAAAGGGCGACTTTCGTCATGGAAGTCAAAGAAAAAACCAAATTCCCGCATCCGATCCTGAAAAGTCCGGATGGTTCCATCCACAACTGGTAA